The following DNA comes from Corynebacterium urogenitale.
CAGACCAGCATTCTCCAGGGTGCGTTCGGCACGTTTCTGGGTCTGGCCTTCCACCTTCGGCACGGTGACAGGGCGGGGGCCCTTGCTGAGGTGCACGGTGATAGTTGTGTTCGTGTTGACCTCGGTGCCGATAGCCGGGGTCGTTTCAGCGATTCGTCCCTCGGGAACATCGTTGGAATAAACTTCTTCGCCGATTGAGCTGCTTAAAGTTCGTTCGGCGAGGCGTTCAGAATAGGTTGCGACATCGTCAGCAGGGCCGGGTTGAGGCACGGTCGGCTTGCCCAAGGATACGAGCACCGCGACCTCGCTTCCACGCGGTGCTCGTTCACCAAAAGGGGGATCGGTTCCCATCACTTGCTGGCGTGCATCTTCGTCCGAATAGCGTTCTTCCAAGCCGGAGGTAAAGCCAGCTTCTTCCACCGTGGCTTGGGCAGTAGCCTGATCCATGCCCACAACGTTCGGGATTTCACCATAACGGCCACTGGTAAACCACCAACCACCAATCGCCACCGAGGCTACGAGTGCGATGAGTACGAGCACCCAAAGAACCGTCCGGCCGGTCGAGCGGTTTGTCATGGCGGGCTTATCAACGTCCCGTCCATTCGACGTCACTAGTGCTCCACCAGCAGCGTGGTGCATAGGGGGACCGGATGGCGGCTCCGCTGGGCGCCTCGATTGGGTTGGATAGGCTGCGGCGGGGCTGTGGGCATTCAGTGGTGGCCGTTCGTAGCCAGGAGGCAAGGCCTGTTCCGTTTGCAGCTGGGTATGGGCGGTCATCTGAGGGCGATGATAAGGATCCTCGGCGGTAGGATTTTCGCCAGCCTGTTCCAAGTCCACAGCCCGCGTGGACATCGAATCATCGTCCCAACTGAGGCGCTCACCGAAATCCGCTCCGGCCAGCGCCCGACGTACTGCAGAGTCCTCCGGGGAGGGAACGTTGAAGAGCGGGAGATTGAGAATGCGCGCGGTGTGGGCGACTGCCTGATGGAATTCCTCCCCATCTGCGTAGCGCTTCTGAGGGTCCCGTGCGGTCGCTGTGGCAACGAGCTCGTCGATCTCCGGTGGCACGCCACCAATGACGGATGACGGGGCCGGCACATCCCTGTGGAGCCGCGTCATGGCCGTAGCCACGGGCGTATCCTCACGAAACGGCGTGGTGCCAGTGATGAGCTCATAGAGCAGAATACCGGCCGAGTAAACATCAGATCGTTGGTCCAGTGACTCACCGCGTACCTGCTCGGGGGAGAGGTATCCCACCGTGCCGATGACCGTGCCATCGGCGGAGGTGGGTGCGCTGGCACTGGCGCCGGAAGCGATAGCACGTACGAGCCCGAAGTCCGCGAGTTTGACCTGGTGTGTGTCGCTGATGAGGACATTGTCCGGTTTGATGTCGCGATGGACCATGCCGGTGGCGTGGGCGACGGAGAGAGCCTTCAACACAGGCTCCATCACAGCGAGTGCGGCGTGCGGTGGCATGGGGCCGCGCTCCTTGAGCAACTCACGGAGCGAACCGCCGACGACGAGCTCCATGACGAGGAATACTAAATCCCCATCGACACCCTGATCGAAGACGTTCACAAGAGCAGGGTGGTTGAGTTTTGCCACGGCGCGGGCTTCTCGTTCAAAGCGCGTGCGGAAGGTGCGTTCGCCAGCGAGGTTGGCGTCCATCACCTTAACGGCGACCTCCCGATCCAGGCGTGTATCCACGGCGGTATAGACGGTCGACATCCCGCCGCGGGCGATGCGTGCGCCGATGCGGTAGCGGTTTTCAACGATGTCGCCGGGATGCAGTGAACTCACTATGGGAGCAACCGTCCTTTCCGTCGGTGGTCGTGCGGTGTGGGGCACGGGTGGTTTCTTGATTATACGGTCATAGCCTCAATAAGGCCGTGAGGTGGGCGTGTGGACTACAGTGGCAGCTGTGAATACAGAGCAGTCCAAACTGAGTGAACAGTCCGTCATCCTTGAGCAAGCAACCGGTGGCGTGCCCGCCGGGGAATGCGTGATTACTATTCCCGATGTAGCCGAACGCATGGACGTAGTTGTCACGAAGGTTATGGACCTCCTACGCAAGAGGCACTTACTGGCCGTTCGGGTCAACAATGTGCGCTACGTGCCGGAACTGTTCTTCGCTGAGAGTGGAGAACTCAACAAGTTTGTTCCCGGTGTGATCTCTTTGCTGGCCGATGGTGGTTATAGTTCTCGCGAGATCCTCGAGTTCCTTTACGAATCAGATGATTCCCTACCTGGGCGACCCATCGATGCCCTTCACGGACATCTCGCTCGCGAGGTCATGCGACGCGCCCAGGCTATGGCCATCTAGATGCCCATGGGACTCTGATTCAGGCGAGTTCACCTCGTCTGTTCTCTTGTGCTGCTTGGTGGGGACCCATGGATCCGTACGGTGCTCTTCGCGACCAGGGGCGTAGCCCAAGCAGGCTCGACAGATCCACCACATAATCGCGCACACTGCCACAACCCACCACAAAGCGTAAAGGCGGTTATTTCCGCCACCGTCGAACATCATGGACATCGCCATACAGATCCAGGTGGTGAAGAAGATGATGCGGCGATCCGTAGCCCAGACACCGATAAAGGCCAGCGCTGCCGTGTAGTACCAAGGTAGCGTCACAGTGTTGAGTACGCATGTCACTAGATAGGCCAGGGTCACGCCCTTCAGCGCGAAAATTTCATCGCGCCGGAAAAGCCACCACACGGCCACCAGTCCGAGCATCATTAGCAGGGTGCTGTACGGCCTGACGGCATTGACTATGAGGTTGAACGTGATGTCGTCGTTCAATTGGGACAATGGGGGAGCCAAGGTGGAGGCGAGGAAGGACGGCAATGCAAGCGGGTTGATCACCTTCGTATTGCCCGTCATCTCCGCGATCCATCCCCAGGATTGTCCGGATAGCCACGTGACCACAGTCAATGCTGCACCCGTGATACCGAGTGCGGCCAATCCCGTTGCGATCAAGCTCAGCAACCGCTTCAAGGACTCGCGGAACAAGCCTTCAGGTGCAGGGCCAGCGATCCGCGCCACTGCAATCCACACGAGGAAGGGCAGAGCAATGAACGCCGTGGCTTTGAGAGAAACAGCCACGCCGATGAGTAGCGAACCGGTGGCGAGGCCAAGCCATGGCTTGAGCTTGAGCCCAGCGACCATGCCTGCGAGGGTGAGCGCCATCATGAGGTTCTCGTTATGCATACCGCCAATCAAGTGAATGACGGACAACGGGTTGGCCACTCCCAGCCACACCGCCACGGAAGCGCGCATGCCGAAATGACGCGCGAGGTGGGCCACAGCCCACACCATCACGGCAAAAGAAGCAATGGAAAGTAGCTTGTAGGCAAACGTTCCGGCGGTGATGTTGTCTCCGGTGACACTTGTGATGATCTCACCGACCCACAGGTGCAACGGCCCATAAGGAGTCGTCGTGTTTCGCCAGTCCGCGCTCACCTCAAAGAGCAACGGTCCGGGATTGGCTGCAGCCCCGTGTTCGTAGGCATTAATCCCGTCTCTAGCAAGAGTGCCCTGCATCAAGTAGGAGTACAGGTCTCGAGACATGAGAGGCCCTGCAAAGAGCAGCGGTGCAACCCACGCCATCATCATGCCAGTGGACAGACTGTGACCATGACGCAGAATATGACCGCCGACGATAATCCAGGACAGGATCATGAGTACTACGCCAACCCACATAACAACCACGAGGATTCCCATGAGGTGGCCAAAGGTGAAGCTGGTCAGGCCCAGCACGTGCATAATGCCACCGCGGACGCGCGTAGCGCCGGATGTGTGGGAGGTCAGGGCGAGCAGGATGGAGCCAACCAATCCCATGATTAATGCCTGTTTCCAGGTCACCCGTCGCAATGCGCGGGATAGGGCGGTCATCGCACACCACCTCCCGTGATCCGGCGAGCGGCCAGTGCGCCAGACAGCAGAACAGTAGGCACGCCGACGCCAGGCGTCGTACCCGATCCGGCGAGAACGAGGTTTTCTAAGCCATACGCGCGAGTAT
Coding sequences within:
- a CDS encoding PASTA domain-containing protein, whose translation is MSSLHPGDIVENRYRIGARIARGGMSTVYTAVDTRLDREVAVKVMDANLAGERTFRTRFEREARAVAKLNHPALVNVFDQGVDGDLVFLVMELVVGGSLRELLKERGPMPPHAALAVMEPVLKALSVAHATGMVHRDIKPDNVLISDTHQVKLADFGLVRAIASGASASAPTSADGTVIGTVGYLSPEQVRGESLDQRSDVYSAGILLYELITGTTPFREDTPVATAMTRLHRDVPAPSSVIGGVPPEIDELVATATARDPQKRYADGEEFHQAVAHTARILNLPLFNVPSPEDSAVRRALAGADFGERLSWDDDSMSTRAVDLEQAGENPTAEDPYHRPQMTAHTQLQTEQALPPGYERPPLNAHSPAAAYPTQSRRPAEPPSGPPMHHAAGGALVTSNGRDVDKPAMTNRSTGRTVLWVLVLIALVASVAIGGWWFTSGRYGEIPNVVGMDQATAQATVEEAGFTSGLEERYSDEDARQQVMGTDPPFGERAPRGSEVAVLVSLGKPTVPQPGPADDVATYSERLAERTLSSSIGEEVYSNDVPEGRIAETTPAIGTEVNTNTTITVHLSKGPRPVTVPKVEGQTQKRAERTLENAGLQIAEVVKEFSKDVEGGKAIGTRPGDGEEVPGGSEVTLVISSAIEVPDVTGMSENAARAALRDAGLNPVDGEGIADRSVDAGDVAEQSPEAGTLIDPAEDTNVTIQVSTTQRLPFLLGQTAVEAKRKLEDMGLEVIIDGPSDGRVYNTSPSAIAWVSKGDTVTLRTF
- a CDS encoding Rv2175c family DNA-binding protein, with amino-acid sequence MLEQATGGVPAGECVITIPDVAERMDVVVTKVMDLLRKRHLLAVRVNNVRYVPELFFAESGELNKFVPGVISLLADGGYSSREILEFLYESDDSLPGRPIDALHGHLAREVMRRAQAMAI
- a CDS encoding alpha-(1->6)-mannopyranosyltransferase A, translated to MTALSRALRRVTWKQALIMGLVGSILLALTSHTSGATRVRGGIMHVLGLTSFTFGHLMGILVVVMWVGVVLMILSWIIVGGHILRHGHSLSTGMMMAWVAPLLFAGPLMSRDLYSYLMQGTLARDGINAYEHGAAANPGPLLFEVSADWRNTTTPYGPLHLWVGEIITSVTGDNITAGTFAYKLLSIASFAVMVWAVAHLARHFGMRASVAVWLGVANPLSVIHLIGGMHNENLMMALTLAGMVAGLKLKPWLGLATGSLLIGVAVSLKATAFIALPFLVWIAVARIAGPAPEGLFRESLKRLLSLIATGLAALGITGAALTVVTWLSGQSWGWIAEMTGNTKVINPLALPSFLASTLAPPLSQLNDDITFNLIVNAVRPYSTLLMMLGLVAVWWLFRRDEIFALKGVTLAYLVTCVLNTVTLPWYYTAALAFIGVWATDRRIIFFTTWICMAMSMMFDGGGNNRLYALWWVVAVCAIMWWICRACLGYAPGREEHRTDPWVPTKQHKRTDEVNSPESESHGHLDGHSLGASHDLASEMSVKGIDGSPR